The proteins below are encoded in one region of Pseudomonadota bacterium:
- a CDS encoding F0F1 ATP synthase subunit epsilon, producing the protein MILRILLPTAKFLEEKVAKIKGEGLEGEFCLKPRHIDYSTALSPGIFSYITANGKEHFLAIDQGILVKQGDEVMIATRSTVAGELGQLNREVENMLIEKQEREKQGRSAVAKLEIGFIKRFLEFSHRS; encoded by the coding sequence ATCATCCTTAGAATTCTTCTGCCGACTGCAAAGTTTCTTGAAGAAAAAGTTGCGAAAATCAAAGGGGAAGGACTGGAAGGGGAATTCTGCCTGAAGCCGCGACACATAGATTATTCCACAGCGCTGAGTCCGGGGATTTTTTCCTATATTACCGCAAACGGCAAGGAACATTTTCTGGCCATAGATCAGGGAATCCTCGTAAAACAGGGGGATGAGGTAATGATCGCGACAAGGAGTACCGTTGCCGGTGAACTGGGCCAACTGAACAGGGAAGTGGAAAATATGCTCATTGAAAAGCAGGAACGTGAAAAGCAGGGCCGTTCCGCGGTTGCCAAACTGGAAATAGGCTTTATTAAACGTTTCCTGGAATTCAGCCATCGGAGTTAA
- a CDS encoding AtpZ/AtpI family protein → MERHDEFPKRVHDREKKKIESRREAKKIWFGLGMFGMVGWSVALPTVAAGFLGIWIDAHWPGRYSWTLMLIIGGLCLGCYNAWYWVQKERQELVGKHTPEKKNDE, encoded by the coding sequence ATGGAAAGGCATGACGAATTTCCCAAGCGGGTCCATGATCGGGAAAAGAAAAAAATTGAATCCAGACGGGAAGCTAAAAAGATCTGGTTCGGGCTGGGCATGTTCGGCATGGTCGGTTGGTCCGTTGCATTACCCACAGTGGCGGCCGGGTTTCTAGGTATATGGATAGATGCACACTGGCCAGGGAGATATTCCTGGACCTTGATGTTGATTATCGGTGGCCTTTGTCTGGGTTGTTACAATGCCTGGTACTGGGTGCAGAAAGAACGGCAGGAACTTGTGGGAAAGCATACCCCTGAGAAAAAAAATGATGAATAG
- a CDS encoding ATP synthase subunit I → MMNSQPYIIGFIFGSIGGLYYFYGLLLTVRRVPVSRHPTRLLVMSYLIRLFPVLLGMIFIARINPGMLITFLVGFFMVRFILTRSLSENGNLNINRGILKK, encoded by the coding sequence ATGATGAATAGCCAGCCGTATATAATCGGTTTCATATTCGGGAGTATCGGCGGTTTGTATTATTTCTACGGACTTTTGCTCACGGTCCGGCGAGTGCCGGTGAGCAGGCATCCGACGCGGCTTCTGGTAATGAGTTATTTGATCCGGCTATTTCCTGTGCTGCTTGGAATGATTTTTATTGCGAGAATAAATCCGGGGATGTTGATAACTTTTCTTGTTGGATTTTTCATGGTCCGATTCATTTTGACCAGGAGTTTGTCGGAGAATGGCAATCTAAACATCAATCGAGGCATTTTAAAAAAATAA
- a CDS encoding F0F1 ATP synthase subunit A has protein sequence MQLSPDSIILIQLELFSINATMAFTWLVMLIITLGSWLVTSRLSTGPEISRWQNFLESVITMILGQIHDVTRQNPRRFLGFLGTLFLFVATCNLLSVVPGFQPPTGSLSTTTALALCVLVAVPIYGIADSGFGAYLKNYIQPTPLMLPFNITGEISRTLALAVRLFGNVMSGSMIGGILLAIAPLIFPVIMQLLGLLTGLVQAYIFAILAAVYIAAGLKIHESKQSQGTAPSHDQDSPHSGL, from the coding sequence ATGCAGCTCAGCCCAGACAGCATCATTTTAATTCAACTTGAATTATTCTCGATTAATGCCACCATGGCCTTTACCTGGCTGGTCATGCTGATCATCACCCTTGGGTCATGGCTGGTTACCAGTCGTCTTTCCACCGGACCGGAAATTTCCCGCTGGCAGAATTTTCTCGAAAGCGTCATAACCATGATTCTCGGCCAGATCCATGATGTAACCAGGCAGAATCCAAGGCGTTTCCTTGGATTCCTAGGCACCCTGTTCCTCTTTGTCGCCACCTGTAATCTGCTGTCGGTTGTCCCGGGATTTCAACCGCCCACCGGCTCCCTTTCAACAACCACGGCACTGGCGCTGTGCGTGCTGGTGGCGGTGCCGATATACGGTATTGCCGATTCCGGCTTCGGCGCTTATCTGAAGAATTATATTCAGCCCACGCCTTTGATGCTGCCTTTTAACATTACCGGGGAAATAAGCCGCACCCTTGCCCTGGCGGTCCGGTTGTTCGGCAATGTCATGAGCGGCAGCATGATCGGCGGCATTCTGCTGGCCATCGCGCCGCTTATATTTCCGGTTATCATGCAGCTTCTGGGCCTGCTTACCGGCCTTGTCCAGGCCTATATTTTTGCAATTCTTGCCGCAGTTTATATCGCTGCCGGCTTGAAAATTCACGAAAGTAAGCAATCACAGGGCACTGCACCTTCGCACGATCAGGACAGCCCGCATAGCGGACTATAG
- a CDS encoding F0F1 ATP synthase subunit C, with the protein MDNLALVAVASIISAGICIGIGAIGPALGEGRALAQALASIAQQPDETNTITRTLFVGLAMVESTAIYCFVVSMILIFANPFWKYFLTKVGG; encoded by the coding sequence ATGGATAATTTAGCACTGGTTGCGGTAGCTTCGATTATTTCCGCTGGTATATGCATCGGTATCGGCGCCATTGGCCCGGCCCTGGGCGAAGGCCGCGCTCTTGCCCAGGCCCTGGCGTCAATTGCCCAGCAGCCTGACGAGACCAACACCATAACCCGCACTTTGTTTGTGGGGCTGGCAATGGTTGAGTCCACTGCAATTTATTGTTTCGTGGTGTCGATGATTCTGATTTTTGCCAACCCTTTCTGGAAATATTTTTTAACAAAGGTCGGGGGATGA
- a CDS encoding alternate F1F0 ATPase, F1 subunit alpha, with amino-acid sequence MTDKKKLSNLLDETARELKQGTGSYSASVSREEIGHVFSVGQGIVWAKGLESVKSEELVVFPSGVMGVVLDILPDRTGIVLLGHDMDLKSGDEVTRTGRILEVPVDASLIGRIVDPLGRPLDEKGPIQAIEHLAVQREAPAIMARGPVNKPLQTGIKVIDALIPIGRGQRELILGDRQTGKTAVALDTIINQADKDVICIYCAIGQRSSSVAKIIAQLRERNALEYSLVMVAEGSDPPGLQFIAPYAATSMAEYFMNKGRDVLVIYDDLTRHAIAYRQISLLLRRPPGREAFPGDIFYVHSRLLERSTRLRDEAGGGSITSLPIIETEAQNISAYIPTNLISITDGQIYLSPDLYQKGVFPAVEVGKSVSRVGGKAQLAAYRKVAGDLRLSYSQFQELESFARFGTRLDDATRKTLEHGRRVREVLKQQQFSPLTASDQVAILMATNKGMLDSIPLEKIFEAEEKIIAGLQGISGLSERIVNAGKDDPIWDELQRELEKIVSGLQADMIPETESEAADKTE; translated from the coding sequence ATGACCGACAAAAAAAAACTCAGTAATCTTCTTGATGAGACCGCCCGGGAATTGAAGCAGGGCACGGGCTCCTATTCCGCTTCGGTGAGCCGCGAAGAGATCGGCCATGTTTTTTCTGTGGGGCAGGGGATTGTCTGGGCCAAGGGGCTTGAATCCGTCAAATCCGAGGAACTGGTTGTCTTTCCCAGCGGCGTCATGGGAGTTGTCCTTGATATCCTGCCGGACAGGACTGGAATTGTCTTGCTGGGCCACGATATGGATTTGAAATCCGGGGACGAAGTAACCCGCACCGGCCGGATTCTTGAAGTGCCGGTTGATGCGTCGCTGATCGGCCGGATTGTCGATCCCCTGGGCAGGCCCCTTGATGAGAAAGGGCCGATTCAGGCCATCGAGCATCTGGCGGTGCAGCGTGAAGCTCCGGCGATTATGGCGCGTGGCCCGGTGAACAAACCGCTGCAGACCGGCATCAAGGTGATTGATGCCCTTATTCCCATCGGCCGCGGCCAGCGGGAGTTGATCCTCGGAGACCGGCAGACGGGTAAAACCGCGGTTGCTCTGGACACGATCATCAATCAGGCTGATAAGGATGTGATTTGTATCTACTGTGCCATCGGCCAGCGAAGTTCTTCTGTTGCCAAGATAATTGCCCAGCTCAGAGAACGGAATGCCCTGGAATATTCCCTGGTGATGGTGGCGGAAGGCAGCGATCCGCCCGGTCTGCAGTTTATCGCTCCCTATGCCGCAACGTCCATGGCCGAGTATTTCATGAATAAGGGTCGGGATGTGCTGGTGATCTATGATGATCTTACCCGGCATGCCATTGCCTATCGGCAGATATCCCTGCTGTTGAGACGCCCGCCCGGCCGTGAGGCCTTTCCCGGCGATATTTTTTACGTGCACAGCAGGCTTCTGGAGCGCTCAACCCGTCTGCGGGATGAGGCAGGCGGCGGCTCCATCACTTCGCTGCCGATCATCGAGACCGAGGCCCAGAACATTTCGGCGTACATCCCGACCAATCTTATTTCCATTACCGACGGGCAGATCTATCTCTCTCCCGATCTTTACCAGAAAGGGGTTTTCCCGGCAGTTGAAGTAGGAAAATCGGTTTCCCGGGTGGGAGGCAAGGCGCAGCTTGCAGCATACCGTAAGGTTGCCGGTGATCTCAGGCTTTCCTATTCGCAGTTCCAGGAACTTGAATCATTCGCCCGCTTCGGCACCAGGCTTGATGATGCAACCCGTAAAACCCTGGAACATGGCCGCCGCGTCCGTGAAGTGCTGAAGCAGCAGCAGTTCTCACCGCTTACCGCATCTGACCAGGTGGCGATATTGATGGCCACCAATAAGGGCATGCTTGACTCCATACCCCTTGAAAAAATCTTTGAGGCTGAAGAGAAAATTATTGCCGGTCTTCAGGGAATTTCCGGACTGAGTGAGCGGATTGTGAACGCCGGCAAAGATGATCC